In one Zymoseptoria tritici IPO323 chromosome 10, whole genome shotgun sequence genomic region, the following are encoded:
- a CDS encoding 4HBT like protein (hypothetical protein, 4HBT like, (4-hydroxybenzoyl-CoA thioesterase), similar to gi|169597491|ref|XP_001792169.1| hypothetical protein SNOG_01531 Phaeosphaeria nodorum SN15. Predicted mitochondrial location.) has translation MSGVTRLPAVAATLTVAGLVVYTARHFGAGTNMLKLAAAAFALANLKHLPGFWHLRVLRGIIYQIYFQKTPIRPKHLFAPLITQSYNTPYDCDYNFHKSNSTYFADLDVARAHHVSAITREGIARLRRGDQEGLPKSNVEAKGQYIVALGGVTCFFQRQIEPLQQFEIYTRVQSWDRKWLYVVSHIVKKGAIKPDSYVLQPWKNREKKGTAGKKNGEQEEDLTKYIFATSLSRYVFKKGRLTINPEIVLERSRLLPPRPAGVGYPPRTEEASGTSSGTPLFEPATPNEEWTWDDMENERLRGLELASHFDALGGIHGELRGGDVLGKFGDYW, from the exons ATGTCCGGCGTGACAAGACTGCCAGCAGTGGCAGCGACTCTGACCGTTGCTGGTCTGGTGGTCTACACTGCACGACACTTCGGAGCCGGCACCAACATGCTCAAACTCGCGGCAGCAGCGTTCGCTCTCGCCAACTTGAAGCATCTCCCGGGATTCTGGCAT CTCCGCGTCCTGCGCGGCATCATCTACCAAATCTACTTCCAAAAAACCCCGATCCGACCGAAACACCTCTTCGCTCCACTCATCACTCAGTCCTACAATACCCCCTACGACTGCGACTACAACTTCCACAAATCCAATTCGACCTACTTCGCCGACCTGGACGTCGCGCGTGCCCACCACGTCTCCGCCATTACCCGCGAAGGAATCGCACGTCTTCGCCGCGGCGACCAGGAAGGTCTACCCAAGTCCAACGTCGAAGCCAAGGGCCAGTACATCGTCGCCCTCGGAGGCGTGACGTGTTTCTTCCAACGGCAAATCGAACCATTGCAGCAATTCGAGATATACACTAGAGTACAGAGCTGGGATCGGAAGTGGTTGTACGTCGTTTCACACATCGTCAAGAAGGGAGCTATCAAGCCGGACTCCTATGTTCTGCAACCGTGGAAGAATCGCGAGAAGAAGGGTACAGCGGGAAAGAAGAACGgagagcaggaggaggacttgaCGAAATACATCTTCGCCACGAGCTTGTCTCGCTATGTCTTCAAGAAGGGTCGATTGACTATCAATCCGGAAATCGTGCTCGAGCGATCACGTCTTCTTCCGCCGCGACCTGCTGGTGTGGGTTATCCGCCGCGAACGGAAGAGGCTTCGGGGACGAGTTCTGGTACGCCGTTGTTTGAGCCGGCGACGCCGA ATGAGGAGTGGACGTGGGATGATATGGAGAATGAGAGACTGAGGGGTTTGGAGCTGGCGAGTCATTTTGATGCATTGGGTGGGATCCATGGGGAACTGAGGGGAGGGGATGTGTTGGGCAAATTTGGAGATTATTGGTAG